The region AGTCATGTCAACAAAGACCTTACCTGCCCGCCCCTTTTTGTCCCCGGCAACTATCTTAAGGCCAGCTTCGTCACTTTTGGCCTGGGCATACTCGGGCTCTTCCAACAGGAGTTCAAGGACATCCCCCAAGATCCGAGGACTGTTTTCGTCAAACTTCTGCTGAAGATAACTGGCCACGTGGTTATCTGCTGGGGTATGAATACACATCAGTGGAATATCCAATAATCGGGCTGCATCCCGAGCCCGCTGATGGTTGGTTGGTAGCAGAGCTCGTTCCACCTGGCTAATCCGCTCCTTCAGCACACCTTCGGCCACGTTAATGGGAACACCCAGCATAGCCGCTAGATCCTCTTGCATATGCATCACTTGGTACAGTCTAGCTAGGGCCGTACCCTCCGGATGATGGGATAGAACCAGGTCGATGCGCCGCCCCTTTTCCTTTAACCGGTCGGCGAGCAACACCTCACCCACTTCCATGTCAATACCGGCTAGGATCGAGCCGACCTCAATATTCTCATCTCCATAGAGGATCCGGGTATCGGCATAGGGATTGGTCAAACGTTCCTGGTCAAAGAATTCCTTTTCTTTGTCCTTCATCTGGCTGTATTCCTCGGCTGACTGTTTTAACTGTTGTTCCACAATCTCCTTACCCCGGGGATCAACAGCAATCCCCTCGGTAACCGCAAACCGATATAACTCACCTAGTTTCATTGTTCATAACCTCCAACCTGACATTTACTCGTCGAGCTTAATCCCAAGAACAGCTCTGCAAGCCTAGTGACATCAAATATCTTCGTTCCAATTTTAGCACTCCCCAGCAAGATAATCCATCAGGCGTCCCAAGGGCCAACAATTGATTACATCCTCTTGAGTAAGCCAGGCTCGCCGCCCCACCCAAAGACCATAGGTCAAAAAACCGAACTGAATGGGGGAATGGGCGTCACTGTTAATCGCAAGTTTGACACCCCTTTCTACCGCTTGCCGGGCGTAGGTCTCATCCACATCAAGTCGTTCGGGATGACTGTTGATCTCTAAGGCGGTACCGGTGCGGACAGCAGCCTCAATAATCCGTTCAATATCCACGCCATATCCCTCCCGCTTACCAAGGAGCCTACCGGTTAAATGACCGATGATGTCCACATGGGGGTTTTCCATGGCGGCAATAATCCTACGGGTCATGGTTTCCCGGTCAAGGTGGAAACTCCGATGAATGCTGGCCACCACCACATCAAGCTCCTTCAATACAGAATCGGGCAGATCAAGTTGCCCATCCTCCAGGATATCCACCTCGATACCGGCCAGGACCGTAAAGTCATTTAACTCCCGATTGACCTGCTCAATCTCTTTCCGTTGCTCCCTGATCCGCTCAGGGGTAAGTCCCCCGGCAA is a window of Limnochordia bacterium DNA encoding:
- a CDS encoding NGG1p interacting factor NIF3 yields the protein MKLGELYRFAVTEGIAVDPRGKEIVEQQLKQSAEEYSQMKDKEKEFFDQERLTNPYADTRILYGDENIEVGSILAGIDMEVGEVLLADRLKEKGRRIDLVLSHHPEGTALARLYQVMHMQEDLAAMLGVPINVAEGVLKERISQVERALLPTNHQRARDAARLLDIPLMCIHTPADNHVASYLQQKFDENSPRILGDVLELLLEEPEYAQAKSDEAGLKIVAGDKKGRAGKVFVDMTGGTGGSKDMFEKYAVAGVGTIVCMHIGENNLEEAKKAHINVVIAGHMASDSLGMNLLLDKLSGMEIIACSGFIRHSRSK